Within the Armatimonadota bacterium genome, the region ACTGTGTCGCCCGTCTGTCGGGCCAGGTACTCCATCCAGACTGCGGCATCCGCTGCGGGCTGAGGCTTGAATTGGCCGGGGTACGCATGGGCGTACAGGCCGTCGGCGCGGATTCCTGAGTCCAGCCATCCGGCGGATGTCAGGGTGACGTATCTGTTCCAGTCGAATCCCGCGGACGGCGGCGCGGGTGGCGGATTCATCGCCACGTACTGCTGAATCGAAGGAACGACGCTATCGCCTTTGCCGCCGATGATCTTCGCTTCAAGAACGATCTTGCGCCCGGCGACAAGACGGCGCGGCGCGTAGGGAAGAAGACGGCCTTCCTCGCGGTCTGACCCGTTCGAGCCAGGATACAGGATGCCCATCGCGTGCCCACCCGAGTGGAACGTACGGTCGGGTGAATCGAACACGGCGCAGAACTCGGGCGAGGGCTTCCAGATGAGGCCCACGTAGCGCCCATCGTGCTGGACGACCATCAGCGGCTGTGTGATCTTCGCGGTATCCGGCACTCGGCGATTCGCGCCTGGCCCGATGATGTCCTTCTGGGAAGAGCTGGGCTCGTCCTTGTCCAGGTACTCGAGGCCGGAAAAGAGCGCCTGTGTCTTGTGCGTGCCGAAGGAGCCGGCGCCGGGGAGCAGCGTCAGCATCGGCACGTAGAGTACATCACGGTCCCGCGTGCAGGATACAGTCGTTGAGACGTCCACGTAGCCGTTGAACGGATTGAACGATTGCGTAATCGTCCAGACACCGCCGTCGGGGTCTTTGACAACTCTGAGTGCTACCGTGAATCCCCCTGAACGTTTGGGCCACATCGGTCCGGCCCGATTGACGTCCAGCCAGCGCTGCTTGCCGCCAACGACATACCCGATCAAAGGGCGCGAGTGGCCAATCGCCATCGGTTTTCCATCCACGCTAACGGTGAAAGCGCCCACCGTTTCGCCAACGCGAACATCTACGGTGGCGCCGGGTCTGCGTTGGTTGTCCTCGGTTCGGAATGCGGTCGGCGGCCTGGGCCAGGCCGGCTGTTTCCACGTGGGGCGCGGAGTCACCTCGATCAACGCGAGTGTGACTGTGCCATGATCGCCGGGCGGGTCGAAGCGGAGGCGCGTTGCCTTGCCGAGAGGCGGGATCGGGACGCGCACATCGGCCCAACCGCCGGCGCTCACTGGGAAGCGGACGGAATCGCCTTCGTTGGGGCCCTTCCGGGCCGAAAACCAGAAGACCTGCCCCATCCCGCCGGACGGCGACTTGACGCGGAGGTGGAGCCATAGGGGCAGTCCAGGGAGATAGTCGCGCGCCGGCCCGGCGATATATGGATCGCTGCCGCCAATGCGGATGGCCATGCCTTCGGACGTTGCGCTCAGGGAGGTCACATCGTGCTGGGCCTGCCAGTCGCGTACCGATTGCGGGTGCCGGAAATCGAAGCGTACGACCGCTGCGTGTGCGGAAAGGGCGACGCACGCGAGGGTCAGTGAAGTGGCGAGTCGTGATGCTGACATGTTGTGCCTCCGACGCCGATTTGGCAACGACGCACGGCGCTAAGCGTAATCGGCCAGGTATTTGTCGACCACGCCGACGAGGATGTTCACGCCAATCGGCATGCAGTCCTCGACGATGTTGAAGCGAGGGTTGTGACCGGGGTAGGACGCGTCTTTATCGGCAGCCCGGCTCCCCAGCCAGAAAAAGCAACCGGGCCGTTCGCGGAGGTAATAGGCCATATCCTCGCCGCCCATCGTGGGATTCGGTTTCAGGACGTTTCCACTCCCGACGATATCGCCGGCGACGGAACGGACCAGGTCGCACATCGCCGGATCGTTGACGGTGGCCGGATAGCCCCGCGTATAGCTCCATTCGACCGTCGCGCCGAGGGAGCCGGCCACGCCGCGGACGATTTCCTCCACCCGCCGCTCCAGGAGCGTGTGGACCTCTTCGCGATACGAGCGGATGGTGCCGGTTAGCACGGCGTTGGCCGGGATGATGTTCATAGCCTGGCCCGCATGGAACATGCCGACCGTTACCACCGCTGAATCGAGCGGATCGACGTTCCGCGCGACGACGCTCTGCAGCGCGGTTACGCAGTGGGCGGCCGCGACGATCGGATCCACCGTGGATTCCGGCGCGGCGCCGTGGCCGCCTTTGCCGACGATGTTGGCCTCCCACACACCGGTGTTGGCCATACACGGCCCGTCCACCACTCCCACCTGGCCGCACGGGAGGTCGTTCTCGACGTGGAGGCCGAAACACGCGTCCACATGCGGTTCTTCGAGGACCCCCTCTTCGATCATCGGGCGCGCGCCGCCCGGGTGTTCCTCCGCGGGCTGGAAGATGAACTTGACGCTGCCCTTGAGCGTCTCGCGACGTTCGGCAAGGACCCGGGCGGTGGAAAGGAGGATCGCGGTGTGCGCGTCGTGGCCGCAGGCGTGCATGAGGCCGGGATTCTGAGACCTGTACGGCACGTCGTTCGCTTCCATGATGGGGAGGCAGTCCATGTCGGCGCGCAGCATCACGGTGCTGCCGGGAGATGCTCCGCGCAAGAGCCCCACGACGCCGGTCTTCGCCACGCCGGTTTTCACGTCGATGCCGAGCGCGCGCAGGCGGTCGGCCACAATTCCGGAGGTCCGCACTTCATTGAAGCCGATTTCCGGATGGGCGTGAAGATCGCGGCGTGTGTCGATAAGCTCGGACAGGGCATCAGGGGCGAGTGGTTTCATATTTTGTCCAGGAGAGCGCTTAAAGCGGACAGGCGGGCCATGCAGGCGGCATCGTCGATCACCGGGATCGCGCCCTCGGTGGAAAGCGGCGCATCCAGCGTCACCCACGACGTACAACCGCGGTAGGCACTCAGGTATGGCAGCTGAACGGGCTCGGGAAGCCGGTACACGCGCAGGGCGATGGCGAAGAGTGGATCGGTTGGCTTGTACCGGAAGCGCTCCGTGACGCACTCGGTGGTCCAGACGTGTTCAGACTCCAGAGAGGCCAGGGTTGCCTCGTCCGTGACTATCCAAACGCGCAGGACTTCGG harbors:
- a CDS encoding DUF1802 family protein encodes the protein MNPTNDKAFKEWAVVVRALEAGESMLLIRKGGVVEEGGALRLSDPEFFFFPNHTHQSGDQLQPRAHGFLAESEAERPEEGTVRISSFAEVLRVWIVTDEATLASLESEHVWTTECVTERFRYKPTDPLFAIALRVYRLPEPVQLPYLSAYRGCTSWVTLDAPLSTEGAIPVIDDAACMARLSALSALLDKI
- a CDS encoding M20 family metallopeptidase, whose protein sequence is MKPLAPDALSELIDTRRDLHAHPEIGFNEVRTSGIVADRLRALGIDVKTGVAKTGVVGLLRGASPGSTVMLRADMDCLPIMEANDVPYRSQNPGLMHACGHDAHTAILLSTARVLAERRETLKGSVKFIFQPAEEHPGGARPMIEEGVLEEPHVDACFGLHVENDLPCGQVGVVDGPCMANTGVWEANIVGKGGHGAAPESTVDPIVAAAHCVTALQSVVARNVDPLDSAVVTVGMFHAGQAMNIIPANAVLTGTIRSYREEVHTLLERRVEEIVRGVAGSLGATVEWSYTRGYPATVNDPAMCDLVRSVAGDIVGSGNVLKPNPTMGGEDMAYYLRERPGCFFWLGSRAADKDASYPGHNPRFNIVEDCMPIGVNILVGVVDKYLADYA